A genome region from Nitrospira sp. includes the following:
- a CDS encoding sigma-54 dependent transcriptional regulator: MSGTKHKTFTILLVEDDAGDVDMFLRTVEQELPRHEDEQVTLVINATAEGALERLQQQPIDLIIADVRLPGMSGIELLRRVQDLNRRIPVIIVSGVHAIETVIDAMRHGAFDYIVKPYDTMDLSARIHRAMRMSEILLQASPDEPTAPRIPFKNLVGVSAPIRSVMAMIEAIARVPSTTLIIGETGTGKELIAKAIHERSLDSDGPFQVVDCTTFSEGTVESELFGHVRGAFTGAVADRTGLIESGSHGTVFLDEIGDLPANLQAKLLRVLEAGEVRAVGSTQQRKVNVRFIAATNQDLAEKVKRNEFRKDLFFRLNVMVIRVPPLRERTEDIPVLARHFVARYAKEFTKRVEDLQPSAVTELVAYPWPGNVRELRNVMERAVMLAKGDRIGIADVAGMLAVPDERQREASDEDYLHLPYAKAKEQVLEAFNRRYISTKLTIHQGNVTHAAQDAGLPRSYFHEIMRRYTKDEK; encoded by the coding sequence ATGTCTGGAACCAAGCATAAAACCTTCACGATCCTGCTGGTCGAGGACGACGCGGGAGATGTGGACATGTTCTTGCGAACCGTTGAACAGGAGCTGCCACGCCATGAGGACGAGCAGGTCACACTGGTCATCAATGCGACGGCCGAAGGTGCGCTGGAGCGGCTGCAACAACAACCGATCGATCTGATCATTGCCGACGTGCGCTTGCCGGGCATGAGCGGGATTGAACTCCTGCGGCGGGTGCAAGACCTGAATCGACGCATCCCGGTCATCATTGTCAGTGGAGTCCATGCCATAGAGACGGTCATTGACGCGATGCGCCACGGGGCGTTCGACTACATCGTGAAGCCCTACGACACGATGGATCTCTCGGCGCGCATTCACCGCGCCATGCGCATGTCGGAGATCCTGCTGCAAGCTTCACCCGATGAGCCCACCGCGCCGCGGATCCCCTTCAAAAACCTGGTGGGCGTGAGCGCCCCGATCAGAAGCGTGATGGCCATGATCGAAGCCATCGCCCGGGTCCCGTCCACCACACTGATCATCGGGGAAACCGGCACGGGCAAAGAATTGATCGCCAAGGCGATTCACGAACGCAGTCTCGATAGCGACGGCCCGTTTCAGGTCGTCGACTGCACCACCTTCTCGGAAGGCACCGTGGAGAGTGAATTGTTCGGCCATGTCCGCGGCGCATTTACCGGCGCAGTGGCCGACAGAACCGGCTTGATCGAGTCAGGGAGCCACGGCACCGTTTTTCTCGACGAAATCGGCGACCTGCCCGCCAATTTGCAGGCAAAACTCTTACGCGTGCTGGAAGCCGGCGAAGTACGTGCGGTCGGCAGTACGCAACAGCGCAAGGTCAACGTGCGCTTTATCGCCGCGACCAATCAGGATCTGGCAGAGAAGGTGAAGCGGAACGAGTTCAGAAAAGACCTGTTTTTTCGCCTCAATGTCATGGTGATCCGTGTACCGCCCCTCCGTGAGCGGACAGAAGATATCCCTGTCCTCGCGCGACATTTCGTTGCCCGCTATGCCAAGGAATTTACGAAACGCGTGGAAGATCTCCAGCCCTCCGCCGTCACGGAGCTGGTCGCCTATCCCTGGCCGGGGAATGTGCGGGAGTTACGGAATGTGATGGAGCGAGCCGTGATGCTTGCCAAAGGAGACCGCATCGGGATCGCGGATGTGGCCGGCATGCTCGCCGTGCCCGACGAGCGGCAGCGGGAAGCCTCCGATGAGGACTATCTCCATCTGCCGTATGCAAAAGCCAAGGAGCAGGTACTGGAGGCCTTCAATCGACGGTATATTTCAACCAAGCTGACCATCCACCAGGGCAACGTCACCCACGCCGCCCAGGACGCCGGACTGCCGCGCTCCTACTTCCATGAGATCATGCGCCGCTATACAAAAGACGAAAAATAG
- a CDS encoding CusA/CzcA family heavy metal efflux RND transporter, which produces MLSSLLAFALRQRVLVVVMACILTAGGIYAFRTIAIDAFPDVTTVLVQVVTKVPGMSPAEVERFVTFPMELQLMGAPGLTDIRSFSKVGLSMITVVFKDDIDIYLARQVVLERILEVQELLPPGSSSQLVPNTTGLGEVYQFYLEGPHDNDKDFVMSDSDLMERRTIEDWVIRPLLKGLPDVVDVNSLGGFVKQYQVMVEPGLLRKYGLALHEVFDAVANNNANAGGNILEKDDEKYVIRGVGLIKTLEDIEHIVVKQVGGTPVYVRDVAEIRIGHAVRHGAAVLNGKHEVITGIVLMLRGGNARDVVQSIKDKISEIHQKHLLPNGLRIVPFYDRIELITAALDTVYKALLEGIVLVVVILFLFLGNVRSALIVTATLIVTPLVTFIIMDQVGLTANLMSLGGLVIAIGMMVDGSVVVVENVYRHLAEQRDDRFNKTEVILHAVTEVGQPVIFGILIIILVFLPILTLQGMEGKMFQPLANTIIIALLVSLVLSLTLSPVLCAMTLKRGTEEDTFLLRWAKQVYLPTLRWAMGHRVTVLAVALGLLGASLALFPFLGGEFIPILNEGSISPQTIRYPSISLDRSIEIEKEMQRAVMEFPEVRMVVSKIGRSEMGNDPQEPNASDPTVSLRPMDEWTTAKTKAGLDDAIRKRIEKVPGANYLLSQPIQQRVDELLSGVRSEATIKILGDDLSVLRSTAEKIQTIMGSVRGVGDVRVEQLFGQTYLTIDIDRNKIARHGINVAHIQEIITTAIGQEPATRVYEGNKRFDLTLRYPEQYRNSVDTIKNILLTTSSGALIPLGDLATVELQEGPSLISREGLQRRIYVGFNTLGRDIESVVAEAQAKIAKEVHLPAGYHFVWGGSFENMQRAMARLKIILPITIGLIFILLFASFNSVRHAALIIMNLPFAMIGGIVALWLTGEYLSVPASVGFINLFGVAVLNGIVLVSYFNKLREDGLQGDDAVIKGCTLRLRPVLMTALVALLGLMPLAFAHGIGSEVQRPLAVVVIGGLVSSTLLTLIVLPVLYRWLDPPDQPAGPEAEPAH; this is translated from the coding sequence ATGCTGTCTTCCCTTCTGGCCTTCGCTCTCCGTCAACGTGTTCTGGTCGTTGTGATGGCGTGTATCCTGACCGCCGGAGGGATCTATGCCTTCCGCACCATCGCCATCGATGCCTTCCCGGACGTCACCACCGTGCTGGTCCAAGTCGTCACGAAAGTGCCCGGCATGTCGCCGGCAGAAGTCGAACGGTTCGTCACCTTCCCCATGGAACTCCAGCTCATGGGTGCGCCGGGGCTGACGGACATTCGCTCGTTTTCGAAGGTCGGCCTGTCGATGATCACCGTCGTCTTCAAAGACGACATCGATATTTATTTGGCCCGGCAGGTCGTGCTTGAACGAATCCTCGAGGTCCAAGAGCTGCTACCCCCTGGCTCCTCATCGCAATTGGTGCCGAACACCACCGGCTTGGGGGAAGTGTATCAATTCTACCTTGAGGGACCGCACGACAACGACAAAGACTTTGTGATGAGCGATTCGGACCTCATGGAGCGGCGGACGATCGAGGACTGGGTGATCAGACCGCTACTCAAAGGGCTACCCGATGTCGTGGATGTGAATTCGCTGGGCGGGTTCGTCAAACAGTACCAGGTGATGGTCGAACCAGGGCTGCTTCGAAAATACGGCCTTGCACTCCATGAGGTGTTCGATGCCGTCGCCAATAACAATGCCAATGCCGGCGGGAACATTCTGGAAAAGGACGATGAAAAATATGTGATTCGCGGTGTCGGGCTGATCAAGACGCTCGAGGACATCGAACACATCGTCGTCAAGCAGGTGGGTGGCACCCCCGTCTACGTGCGAGATGTGGCGGAGATTCGAATCGGACACGCCGTCCGGCACGGCGCTGCCGTCCTGAATGGGAAACACGAAGTGATCACCGGCATCGTCCTGATGCTGCGCGGCGGCAATGCCCGGGACGTGGTGCAATCCATCAAGGACAAGATCTCGGAGATTCACCAGAAACACCTGCTGCCGAACGGGTTGCGCATCGTTCCGTTCTACGACCGGATCGAACTAATCACGGCAGCGCTTGATACCGTCTACAAAGCGCTGCTTGAGGGCATTGTGCTGGTGGTCGTGATTCTCTTTCTGTTCCTCGGCAACGTGCGCAGCGCCCTCATCGTGACCGCCACGCTGATCGTGACGCCGCTGGTCACCTTCATCATCATGGACCAAGTCGGCCTCACAGCCAATCTCATGTCGCTCGGCGGATTGGTCATCGCCATCGGCATGATGGTCGATGGCTCGGTCGTGGTAGTGGAGAATGTGTATCGACACCTCGCCGAACAGCGAGACGACCGCTTCAACAAGACCGAGGTCATCTTGCATGCCGTCACTGAAGTCGGACAACCGGTGATCTTCGGCATCCTGATCATTATCCTCGTCTTCCTTCCGATTCTGACCCTGCAGGGCATGGAAGGAAAAATGTTTCAGCCGCTCGCCAATACGATCATCATTGCGCTGCTGGTCTCCCTGGTCTTGTCGCTGACCCTCTCACCTGTTCTCTGCGCGATGACGCTGAAACGGGGAACGGAAGAGGACACCTTCCTGCTCCGCTGGGCCAAGCAGGTCTATCTTCCAACATTGCGATGGGCGATGGGACATCGCGTCACCGTGCTGGCCGTTGCACTCGGACTGCTGGGCGCTAGCCTGGCCCTGTTTCCCTTTCTCGGAGGAGAGTTTATTCCCATCTTGAACGAGGGATCGATTTCGCCCCAGACCATTCGCTATCCCAGCATCTCACTCGATCGATCCATCGAGATCGAAAAGGAGATGCAGCGCGCCGTGATGGAGTTCCCCGAAGTGCGCATGGTGGTATCCAAGATCGGCCGCTCGGAGATGGGAAACGACCCGCAGGAACCTAATGCCAGTGACCCAACCGTGAGTCTGCGTCCGATGGACGAATGGACCACGGCCAAAACCAAAGCCGGACTCGACGATGCGATCCGCAAGCGCATTGAAAAGGTGCCGGGGGCCAATTATCTGCTCAGCCAGCCGATCCAACAACGGGTGGATGAGCTGCTGTCCGGAGTCCGATCGGAAGCCACCATCAAGATACTGGGGGATGATCTGTCCGTACTGAGAAGTACGGCTGAAAAGATTCAGACCATCATGGGGTCGGTCCGGGGCGTGGGCGATGTGCGGGTCGAGCAACTCTTCGGCCAGACCTACCTCACCATCGACATCGATCGCAACAAAATCGCCCGCCATGGCATCAATGTCGCCCATATCCAGGAAATTATTACCACGGCGATCGGACAGGAACCGGCCACCCGCGTCTACGAGGGAAACAAACGATTCGATTTGACGTTGCGGTATCCTGAGCAATATCGAAACAGCGTCGACACGATTAAAAATATCCTGCTGACGACATCCTCCGGGGCTCTGATTCCACTCGGAGATCTCGCCACGGTCGAACTGCAAGAAGGACCGTCCTTGATCAGTCGCGAGGGGCTACAGCGCCGGATCTATGTCGGGTTCAACACGCTGGGCCGGGACATCGAAAGCGTCGTCGCCGAAGCTCAAGCCAAAATCGCGAAAGAGGTTCACCTTCCAGCCGGGTATCATTTTGTATGGGGCGGCTCGTTTGAAAACATGCAGCGAGCTATGGCTCGATTGAAAATCATCTTGCCGATCACGATCGGTTTGATTTTCATCCTCCTGTTTGCCTCATTCAATTCAGTCCGGCATGCGGCGCTGATCATTATGAACCTGCCCTTCGCGATGATCGGCGGAATCGTCGCCCTCTGGCTGACAGGTGAATATTTGAGTGTGCCGGCCTCCGTCGGATTCATCAATCTGTTCGGCGTGGCGGTCCTCAACGGAATCGTGCTGGTCTCCTATTTCAACAAGTTGCGGGAAGACGGCCTTCAAGGCGATGACGCGGTGATCAAAGGGTGCACACTTCGGCTCAGACCGGTCCTGATGACCGCGTTGGTGGCGCTGCTCGGCCTCATGCCACTGGCATTCGCCCATGGCATCGGTTCAGAAGTGCAGCGCCCGCTGGCCGTCGTGGTGATCGGAGGGCTCGTCAGTTCGACCCTCCTCACCTTGATCGTCCTGCCGGTGCTGTATCGATGGCTCGATCCTCCAGACCAACCAGCCGGGCCCGAAGCGGAACCAGCCCATTGA
- a CDS encoding efflux RND transporter periplasmic adaptor subunit, with amino-acid sequence MMHDTTQVTTQSSLFRPNRNRPFPLRLLAGSLLLLALSGCEGPPPNATGANPPPPSLDKSLVRLTAEEMKSAGIIIKPVMRSEFRTIRDFPGTVEPNEHALAEITTLVRGRVIDVYADLGREVKGGTLLALLYSSELGMAQSAYLKATAKLNVAERAFRRAESLLKEKVIGVAELQRREGEMLSLRAELREARDRLLILGLTEEDLRNLDRNHTIRSHVPVVAPFDGRVIARNLTKGEVVETTEKLFVVADLSDVWVTAVIPEKDIPYIRADQTGAGQSVEVHVAAYPGQAFQGRITYVGDVLDPATRTMRLRLELPNPERKLKPAMYATVRVYSEPEANVLLIPQAAVQRDRDRQFVFVEREPAIFEARDVKLGSSNGREIKVEDGLLEGESIVTNGAFVLKSELLGEQM; translated from the coding sequence ATGATGCACGACACGACACAAGTCACGACCCAATCAAGTTTATTCCGGCCGAATCGTAACCGGCCGTTTCCCCTGAGGCTGCTGGCCGGCTCACTCCTGCTGCTCGCGTTGTCGGGCTGCGAGGGCCCACCTCCCAACGCGACTGGAGCAAACCCGCCGCCGCCCTCCCTCGACAAAAGTCTAGTTCGGTTGACCGCCGAGGAAATGAAGTCGGCAGGCATCATCATCAAACCCGTCATGCGCTCGGAATTTCGCACGATCCGTGACTTCCCCGGCACGGTCGAACCAAATGAACATGCCCTGGCCGAAATCACCACGCTTGTCCGCGGACGGGTCATCGACGTCTATGCCGACTTGGGCCGTGAGGTCAAAGGGGGCACCCTGCTGGCCCTGCTCTATAGCAGCGAACTGGGGATGGCGCAATCGGCGTATCTGAAGGCGACGGCCAAGCTGAACGTCGCCGAACGCGCGTTCAGGCGGGCGGAATCGCTCTTGAAGGAAAAGGTCATCGGCGTGGCAGAGTTGCAACGACGAGAAGGAGAAATGCTCAGCCTTCGGGCCGAGCTGCGAGAGGCTCGCGACCGCCTCTTGATCCTGGGTCTCACGGAGGAAGACTTGCGCAATCTGGATCGCAATCACACGATCCGCTCCCACGTCCCGGTGGTGGCGCCCTTCGATGGCCGCGTCATCGCTCGCAACCTGACCAAGGGCGAGGTCGTAGAAACCACTGAAAAACTGTTCGTGGTCGCCGACCTCTCTGATGTCTGGGTGACGGCGGTCATTCCCGAGAAGGATATCCCCTACATCCGGGCCGATCAGACAGGAGCAGGTCAATCGGTGGAGGTCCATGTGGCCGCCTATCCCGGACAGGCCTTCCAAGGGCGCATCACCTATGTCGGAGACGTGCTCGACCCCGCGACCCGGACGATGCGGCTTCGGCTGGAATTGCCGAATCCCGAACGCAAACTGAAACCCGCCATGTATGCCACGGTGCGGGTCTATTCCGAACCGGAGGCGAACGTGCTGCTCATCCCCCAGGCCGCCGTTCAACGCGACCGAGACCGGCAATTCGTGTTTGTCGAACGCGAGCCCGCCATCTTTGAGGCACGCGATGTGAAATTAGGCAGTTCGAACGGCCGTGAAATCAAGGTGGAAGACGGACTGCTGGAGGGAGAATCGATCGTGACGAACGGTGCCTTCGTGCTGAAATCCGAACTGCTCGGGGAACAGATGTAA
- a CDS encoding calcium:proton antiporter: MLPLTTPAQPESSVLHFPNCKPPKPTGWTLGEWPLLLPIGTAALFFHYGHEWLSDLSNPVRLSAILGWLLLVIILSAFAVLRHAEHLAKRLGEPMGTVILTLSVTGIEVMMIAAFMYTGNGNASLARDAMFAVVMIVLNGMVGLSLLLGGLRYHEQTYNLQGANAFLAVIVPLAVLGLVLPNFTISSPGPTFSPHQSIFLIVMSLGLYGVFLAIQNLRHRDYFVAPRSHGKRKTARLHDQPEPAPKTPVWHHTLLLMAYLLPLVILSEHVATPIDYTLRLWNAPHTLGGVLVAGLVLAPESLGAVRAALANQLQRSVNILLGSVLASISLTIPAVLAIGFFTESTIILGIDTVDTILLVLTFVVSMLTFAVRRTNVLLGAVHLLLFLAYLMLIFEK, from the coding sequence ATGTTGCCACTCACCACCCCCGCACAACCAGAGTCTTCAGTATTGCATTTCCCCAATTGCAAGCCCCCGAAGCCGACCGGCTGGACGCTTGGAGAATGGCCACTGCTCCTGCCTATCGGAACGGCCGCCCTATTTTTCCACTATGGCCATGAGTGGCTCAGTGACCTCTCTAATCCCGTGCGACTGAGCGCCATCCTTGGCTGGCTCCTGCTCGTGATTATTCTCTCCGCCTTTGCCGTACTCCGCCATGCGGAGCACCTTGCGAAGCGCCTCGGCGAACCGATGGGAACCGTGATTCTCACCTTGTCGGTTACCGGAATCGAAGTGATGATGATCGCCGCCTTTATGTACACGGGCAACGGCAATGCCTCCCTGGCGCGGGATGCCATGTTTGCCGTGGTCATGATCGTGCTGAATGGTATGGTCGGGCTTTCGCTGCTGCTCGGCGGCTTGCGGTACCACGAACAGACCTACAATCTACAGGGGGCGAACGCCTTCCTCGCGGTCATTGTCCCGCTGGCTGTGCTGGGACTTGTGCTGCCGAATTTCACGATCTCCTCGCCGGGCCCGACGTTTTCCCCCCATCAGTCCATCTTTCTCATCGTCATGTCCTTAGGTTTGTACGGCGTCTTTCTCGCGATTCAGAATCTCCGCCACCGCGACTACTTCGTGGCGCCCCGCAGTCATGGCAAACGCAAAACAGCCCGGCTCCATGATCAGCCTGAACCGGCCCCGAAGACGCCTGTCTGGCACCATACCCTCCTCTTAATGGCCTACCTGCTTCCACTGGTGATCCTCTCGGAACATGTCGCCACACCGATCGACTACACGCTTCGCTTATGGAATGCCCCCCACACCTTAGGTGGCGTACTGGTGGCGGGACTGGTGTTGGCTCCCGAGTCTCTTGGCGCGGTCCGTGCCGCGCTGGCCAATCAATTACAGCGCTCCGTCAATATTCTCCTGGGATCGGTGCTTGCGAGTATCAGCCTCACCATTCCGGCCGTCCTCGCCATTGGATTCTTCACTGAATCGACGATCATTCTCGGCATCGACACGGTCGACACCATTCTTCTGGTTCTAACCTTTGTGGTTAGCATGCTGACCTTTGCCGTCAGGCGCACCAATGTCCTGCTCGGAGCCGTCCACCTACTCCTGTTCCTGGCTTACCTCATGCTGATTTTCGAGAAGTGA
- a CDS encoding molybdopterin-dependent oxidoreductase, translating to MQVSVSRRQFLKISAGTVAAVAVADKVLALTALQPVIEVGNPLGEYPDRSWERVYHDQYRYDSSFTWCCSPNDTHGCRVRAFVRNGVVMRVEQNYDHQTYEDLYGNRGTFAHNPRMCLKGFTFHRRVYGPYRLKGPLMRKGWKQWMDDGSPELTPDVKRKYKFDSRFLDDLNRVSWDTAFTYVAKGAVLIATRYSGEAGARRLREQGYAPEMIEMMKGAGVRTFKHRAGMPVLGIVGKMMNTRFNGGCLPLLDSWIRKVDAEKAQGGKYYSNYTWHGDQDPSHPFWNGTQNCDVDLSDMRFSKLNTSWGKNFVENKMPEAHWKLESIERGARIVVITPEYNPTAYRADYWIPLRPETDGANFLGACKIIFDENMQDIDYIKEFSDLPLLVRTDTLQYLDPRDVIADYKFPDFSKSYSGRIQSLKPEQIERLGGMMVWDLAKGKAVPLHREQVGFHFKESGIDPALTGTFRVKLLNGREIDVMSIYQMYQVHLQDYDLDTTHQITRAPKDLIVRWARDSGTIKPAAMHNGEGVCHYFHMTEMGRAAALVMTITGNIGKFGTGCHTWSGNYKAGIWNAVPWSGAGLAVHTGEDPFNLTLDPNAHGKEIKTRSYYYGEEVGYWNHGDTALIINTPKYGRKVFTGKTHMPSPSKVRWVTNVNILNNAKHHYDMVKNVDPNIEMIVTQDIEMTSDVNHADVAFACNSWMEFTYPEMTGTVSNPWIQIWKGGIRPLYDTRNDADTFAGVAAKLAEMTGDARFRGVFHFVYMNRVDVYPQRMLDASATCYGYSADVMLKSEKGWMVMGRTYPRHPLWEETNESKPQWTRSGRIETYRIEPEAIEYGENFISHREGPECTPYLPNAIFSNNPFIRPDDYGIPITAQHHDDKHVRNIKLPWAEIKRHPNPLWEKGYQFYCVTPKTRHRVHSQWSVNDWVQIYESNFGDPYRMDKRTPGVGEHQLHINPQAAKDRGINDGDYVFVDGNPVDRPYRGWKPSDPFYKVSRLMIRAKYNPAYPYHVTMAKHAPYVATAKSVKGHETRPDGRAIAVDTGYQSNFRYGAQQSFTRSWLMPMHQTDSLPGKHTIAWKFKWGYAIDHHGINTVPKECLIRITKAEDGGIGARGPWEPVRTGFTPGQENEFMIKWLKGEHIKIKV from the coding sequence ATGCAGGTTTCCGTTTCACGGAGACAGTTTCTCAAAATCTCGGCGGGAACCGTCGCGGCCGTGGCCGTGGCGGACAAAGTCCTCGCGTTGACCGCGCTGCAGCCGGTCATCGAGGTTGGGAACCCGCTGGGTGAGTACCCGGATCGGTCCTGGGAGCGTGTGTATCACGACCAGTACCGGTACGACTCATCCTTTACCTGGTGCTGCTCACCGAACGACACCCATGGCTGTCGCGTCCGGGCCTTCGTCCGGAACGGTGTCGTCATGCGCGTGGAGCAGAACTACGATCACCAAACCTATGAAGACCTCTACGGCAACCGCGGCACGTTCGCACACAATCCGCGCATGTGCTTGAAGGGCTTCACCTTCCATCGTCGCGTGTACGGTCCCTATCGGTTGAAGGGTCCGTTGATGCGGAAGGGCTGGAAGCAGTGGATGGACGACGGCTCCCCCGAGCTGACGCCCGATGTGAAACGCAAGTACAAGTTTGACAGCCGCTTCCTCGACGACCTCAACCGGGTCTCCTGGGACACGGCCTTCACCTATGTCGCCAAAGGCGCCGTGCTCATCGCGACGCGCTATAGTGGTGAAGCCGGTGCCCGTCGTCTCCGCGAGCAGGGCTACGCTCCGGAAATGATTGAAATGATGAAGGGTGCGGGCGTACGGACGTTCAAGCATCGTGCCGGTATGCCGGTGCTCGGCATCGTCGGTAAGATGATGAACACCCGCTTCAACGGCGGATGCTTGCCGTTGTTGGACTCCTGGATCCGCAAAGTCGATGCCGAAAAGGCGCAGGGCGGAAAGTACTATTCCAACTACACCTGGCACGGCGACCAAGATCCATCCCATCCGTTCTGGAACGGGACCCAGAACTGCGACGTCGACCTCTCCGACATGCGCTTCTCCAAGCTGAACACCAGCTGGGGCAAGAACTTCGTCGAGAACAAGATGCCGGAAGCGCACTGGAAGCTCGAGTCCATCGAGCGCGGCGCGCGAATCGTCGTCATTACGCCGGAGTACAACCCAACGGCCTACCGCGCAGACTACTGGATTCCTCTGCGGCCTGAGACCGATGGCGCGAACTTCCTCGGTGCCTGCAAAATCATTTTCGACGAAAACATGCAGGACATCGATTACATCAAGGAATTTTCCGACCTGCCATTGCTCGTACGGACGGATACGCTTCAGTATCTCGATCCGCGCGATGTGATTGCGGATTACAAATTCCCGGATTTCTCAAAGAGCTATTCGGGACGCATCCAATCCTTGAAGCCCGAGCAGATTGAACGGCTCGGCGGCATGATGGTCTGGGATCTGGCGAAGGGGAAAGCTGTTCCCCTGCACCGGGAACAGGTCGGCTTCCACTTCAAGGAGAGCGGCATTGATCCAGCGTTGACCGGAACCTTCCGGGTGAAGCTGCTCAACGGTCGCGAGATCGATGTGATGTCGATCTACCAGATGTATCAAGTCCACTTGCAGGACTACGATCTGGACACCACGCACCAAATCACCCGTGCGCCGAAGGACCTCATCGTCCGTTGGGCGCGTGATTCGGGCACGATCAAGCCGGCCGCGATGCACAACGGCGAAGGCGTCTGTCACTATTTCCACATGACGGAAATGGGCCGGGCGGCTGCGTTGGTGATGACCATCACCGGCAACATCGGAAAGTTCGGGACGGGCTGCCATACCTGGTCTGGTAACTACAAGGCCGGTATCTGGAACGCCGTTCCTTGGTCCGGCGCGGGACTCGCGGTGCATACCGGTGAAGATCCCTTCAACCTGACCTTGGATCCGAATGCCCACGGCAAAGAGATCAAGACCCGTTCCTATTACTATGGTGAAGAAGTCGGGTACTGGAACCATGGTGATACGGCCTTGATCATCAACACGCCGAAGTACGGCCGCAAGGTGTTCACCGGCAAGACCCACATGCCGAGCCCCAGCAAAGTCCGCTGGGTGACCAACGTGAACATTCTGAACAACGCGAAGCACCACTATGACATGGTGAAAAACGTCGATCCGAACATCGAGATGATCGTCACGCAAGACATCGAGATGACCTCGGACGTCAACCATGCCGACGTGGCGTTTGCCTGTAACTCGTGGATGGAATTCACCTATCCGGAAATGACTGGCACGGTATCCAATCCGTGGATTCAGATCTGGAAGGGTGGTATCCGCCCGCTCTACGATACCCGTAACGATGCGGACACCTTCGCCGGCGTCGCAGCCAAGTTGGCTGAAATGACCGGAGATGCGCGCTTCCGTGGCGTATTCCACTTCGTGTACATGAACCGCGTCGATGTTTATCCGCAGCGGATGCTGGATGCCAGCGCCACCTGCTACGGATACAGCGCTGACGTCATGTTGAAGTCGGAAAAGGGTTGGATGGTCATGGGTCGTACCTATCCGCGCCACCCGCTCTGGGAAGAGACCAACGAGTCCAAGCCCCAGTGGACGCGGTCGGGTCGTATCGAGACCTACCGGATTGAGCCGGAAGCCATCGAATACGGGGAAAACTTCATTTCACACCGGGAAGGCCCGGAGTGTACCCCGTATCTGCCGAACGCGATTTTCTCGAACAATCCGTTCATTCGGCCGGATGACTACGGTATTCCGATCACCGCGCAGCACCATGATGATAAGCACGTGCGAAACATCAAGCTGCCGTGGGCGGAAATCAAGCGGCATCCGAACCCGTTGTGGGAAAAGGGCTACCAGTTCTACTGCGTCACGCCCAAAACCCGGCACCGGGTGCATAGCCAATGGTCAGTGAACGACTGGGTGCAGATTTATGAGTCGAACTTCGGCGATCCGTACCGCATGGACAAACGGACACCGGGTGTCGGCGAACACCAGTTGCACATCAACCCGCAAGCGGCGAAAGACCGCGGCATCAACGACGGCGACTACGTCTTTGTCGACGGTAACCCGGTGGACCGGCCCTATCGTGGCTGGAAGCCCTCGGATCCGTTCTACAAGGTGTCCCGTTTGATGATTCGTGCCAAGTACAACCCGGCGTATCCGTACCACGTCACGATGGCAAAACATGCCCCGTATGTGGCCACGGCGAAGTCGGTGAAAGGGCACGAGACGCGGCCAGACGGACGCGCCATTGCGGTGGACACCGGCTATCAGTCCAACTTCCGGTACGGCGCACAACAGTCGTTTACCAGAAGCTGGTTGATGCCGATGCACCAGACCGACTCACTCCCCGGCAAACACACGATTGCCTGGAAGTTCAAGTGGGGCTATGCCATCGATCACCATGGCATCAACACGGTTCCGAAGGAATGCTTGATCCGCATCACCAAGGCGGAAGATGGCGGCATCGGAGCCCGTGGTCCGTGGGAACCAGTCCGGACCGGCTTCACGCCGGGTCAGGAAAACGAGTTCATGATCAAGTGGCTGAAGGGTGAACATATCAAGATCAAGGTCTAG
- the sugE gene encoding quaternary ammonium compound efflux SMR transporter SugE, with product MAWTFLCVAGLFEICWAIGLKYTDGFTRLWPTVGTLIAMAASFGCLAQALKTIPVGTGYAVWTGIGAAGTAVLGMAFFAETASTIKVLSLLCIILGIIGLKSSS from the coding sequence ATGGCGTGGACGTTTCTCTGTGTCGCCGGGCTCTTTGAAATCTGTTGGGCCATCGGGTTGAAGTACACCGACGGGTTTACCCGACTGTGGCCCACGGTTGGAACCTTGATTGCCATGGCAGCGAGTTTCGGTTGCCTGGCTCAAGCGTTGAAAACAATTCCGGTAGGAACGGGATATGCAGTATGGACAGGCATCGGAGCAGCAGGCACCGCCGTCCTCGGGATGGCCTTCTTCGCCGAAACTGCGTCGACCATCAAAGTGCTTTCATTGCTCTGCATCATCCTCGGCATCATCGGGCTCAAAAGCAGCTCCTAA